In one window of Zingiber officinale cultivar Zhangliang chromosome 11A, Zo_v1.1, whole genome shotgun sequence DNA:
- the LOC122032091 gene encoding poly(A)-specific ribonuclease PARN-like, translating into MKNKLHKWHDSILRSPDKAYIDKEDAGINNAQFQTKDVLEDLRKNTEKRIKSSVGFRHVVDLLASAGKLIVGHNCLLDLAHIYNKFFGPLPSSLTEFVQAVHEKLPHTVDTKHLFNSNQTSQHLMKKNSKSLSSAFSLLCPNVSSNFQTTSKSYLRFEVQTDEIR; encoded by the exons ATGAAGAACAAGCTTCATAAATGGCATGATTCTATACTTAGAAGTCCTGACAAAGCTTACATTGACAAAGAAGATGCTGGTATCAACAACGCACAATTTCAAACA AAAGATGTCCTTGAAGATCTGAGAAAAAATACAGAAAAAAGAATCAAGTCTTCTGTTGGATTTCGGCATGTTGTTGATCTTCTTGCATCAGCAGGAAAATTGATTGTTGGTCATAATTGTCTTCTAG ATTTAGCTCATATATACAACAAATTTTTTGGTCCTCTTCCTTCATCTTTGACGGAATTTGTGCAAGCTGTCCATGAAAAATTACCCCACACTGTTGACACTAAGCACCTTTTTAACTCAAACCAAACAAGTCAGCATTTGATGAAAAAGAATAGCAAGTCATTGTCTTCTGCCTTCTCTCTTTTATGCCCCAACGTATCATCTAATTTCCAGACCACTTCCAAGTCTTACTTGAGATTTGAGGTCCAAACAGATGAAATTAGGTAA